In Nakamurella antarctica, the following are encoded in one genomic region:
- a CDS encoding queuosine precursor transporter — translation MIHVTKPISNFIEPAVVSSRSVYHIVVAAFCALLLISNVSAVKLIDFGGPFITDGGALLFPLTYVLGDVLAEVYGLRAARRTILLGFAISLTATLSFYLVQMTPAQSDWGLQDSYENILGFVWRIVLASMCGYLVGQFLNAFVMVKLKERFGTGRLWVRLIGSTIVGEAADTMVFCTVAFAGVLSASDLWSYITVGFLWKVGIETVMLPVTYRVIKYVKKREAIQDVVPISAR, via the coding sequence ATGATCCACGTGACAAAACCGATTTCGAACTTTATCGAACCCGCAGTGGTGAGCTCGCGAAGCGTCTACCACATCGTGGTCGCAGCCTTCTGCGCGTTGCTGTTGATCTCCAACGTCAGCGCAGTCAAGCTCATCGATTTTGGTGGACCGTTCATTACCGACGGCGGCGCTCTGCTGTTCCCGCTGACGTACGTTCTCGGCGACGTTCTCGCTGAGGTGTACGGCCTGCGCGCGGCCAGGCGCACCATCCTGCTAGGTTTCGCCATTTCGTTGACGGCGACGCTCAGTTTCTACCTCGTTCAGATGACGCCGGCACAGTCTGATTGGGGCTTACAGGATTCCTACGAGAACATTCTCGGTTTCGTCTGGCGGATTGTGCTTGCCAGCATGTGTGGGTACCTGGTCGGACAGTTCCTCAACGCGTTCGTAATGGTGAAGCTAAAGGAGAGGTTCGGCACGGGGCGCCTCTGGGTCCGCTTGATCGGATCCACCATCGTGGGCGAAGCCGCCGACACCATGGTTTTTTGCACCGTCGCCTTTGCAGGGGTGTTGTCCGCCTCAGACCTGTGGTCCTACATCACGGTCGGTTTTCTCTGGAAGGTGGGAATCGAAACGGTGATGCTCCCGGTGACCTACCGCGTCATCAAATACGTGAAGAAGCGGGAGGCTATCCAGGACGTTGTTCCGATCAGTGCACGCTAG
- a CDS encoding GNAT family N-acetyltransferase, with translation MAMERIVDDPAAAADAIAAGGLLDRHCLHMVLDLPGFSRRQVGAVGRDTTHSLPRGFAIAPMSPDRAREYGSVIARAYPAAHPDHEPTDSDPESAGQAVLDIMAGLVMGPWIAAASVHISDQTGRIVGHILISETTSHGAGVAGPFVTDICVDPAAARSGLGGALLAESAWRLAEIGWPVVTLVVTVGNPAQRLYERQGFRVVAESWRIETQTEQPSKSPVPT, from the coding sequence ATGGCGATGGAGCGGATTGTCGATGATCCCGCAGCAGCTGCAGACGCGATAGCTGCAGGAGGGCTGCTGGACCGTCATTGCCTTCACATGGTCCTGGACCTGCCCGGATTCTCCAGGCGGCAGGTGGGCGCGGTAGGCAGAGATACCACTCACTCACTTCCGCGGGGTTTCGCGATCGCGCCTATGTCACCAGACCGAGCGAGGGAATACGGCTCCGTCATCGCAAGGGCGTACCCAGCCGCGCACCCTGACCACGAGCCCACCGATTCCGACCCTGAATCAGCCGGACAGGCTGTCCTTGACATCATGGCCGGCTTAGTGATGGGTCCGTGGATCGCCGCAGCTTCAGTGCACATATCCGACCAGACCGGCCGCATCGTCGGGCACATCCTTATCAGCGAGACCACATCCCACGGAGCCGGTGTCGCCGGGCCTTTTGTGACGGATATTTGCGTCGATCCGGCTGCCGCCCGCAGCGGCCTAGGAGGTGCTCTGCTCGCTGAGTCGGCATGGCGTTTGGCAGAAATTGGTTGGCCTGTCGTAACTCTGGTGGTGACGGTCGGAAATCCGGCACAACGGCTGTATGAACGGCAGGGTTTTCGCGTGGTTGCTGAATCTTGGCGGATCGAGACGCAAACGGAGCAGCCTAGTAAATCGCCCGTGCCGACGTAA
- a CDS encoding SRPBCC family protein: MITVEETLISKLDAPQAFAYLREFEHTMQWDPGTPVVRKISEGPAAVGSKYYAEAEFRGKRQPIEYVVTEIGEDHIQLRGENKTVISVDTITVLPSADGATVTYRAEFSLKGILKVAEPFMKGTFQKLAKPAIDGMRTKLDSMVAS, from the coding sequence GTGATCACCGTGGAAGAAACCCTCATCAGCAAGCTCGATGCCCCCCAGGCCTTCGCCTATTTGCGCGAGTTCGAGCACACCATGCAGTGGGACCCGGGCACCCCCGTGGTTCGTAAAATTTCCGAGGGGCCAGCAGCGGTGGGATCGAAATACTATGCGGAGGCGGAGTTTCGCGGTAAGCGGCAGCCCATCGAGTACGTGGTCACAGAAATCGGGGAAGACCACATCCAGCTGCGCGGTGAAAATAAAACCGTGATCTCGGTGGACACCATCACCGTTCTCCCCAGCGCCGATGGCGCCACCGTTACCTATCGCGCCGAGTTCAGCCTCAAAGGGATTCTCAAAGTAGCCGAACCGTTTATGAAGGGCACATTCCAAAAGCTCGCGAAGCCCGCCATCGACGGCATGCGCACCAAACTCGACTCGATGGTCGCCTCTTAG
- a CDS encoding DNA-formamidopyrimidine glycosylase family protein codes for MPELPEVAALTSFVAENGGGQKVSKVSVSALGLLATVEPAPAALVGATLTATTRHGKFLDFQFSPSSSRQADRPIHLVLFLARAGWLRWSDALSSVMPKMGGPIAMRLWFENGSGFDLTEAGSRKSMTLWLVKDPLQVPGVAALGPDALTLTLEQFADLMARSPSRVKNVITDQRSLAGIGNAYSDEILHTAMVSPFAVAKKLTDDAVARLYASMRSVLITASSRLEGQEAARLKGEKRSGMRVHGMFGLPCPVCGDTVAQVEFADKSLQYCPTCQTGGRKLADRGMSRLLT; via the coding sequence ATGCCGGAGCTTCCAGAGGTCGCCGCCTTGACGTCGTTCGTCGCCGAAAACGGAGGCGGGCAGAAGGTTTCGAAAGTCAGCGTGTCAGCATTGGGCTTGCTCGCCACGGTTGAACCCGCACCCGCGGCTTTGGTTGGTGCCACTCTGACGGCAACGACCCGGCACGGCAAATTTCTTGACTTCCAATTCTCACCGTCTTCTTCGAGACAGGCGGATCGGCCAATCCACTTGGTGCTGTTTTTGGCGCGAGCTGGCTGGCTTAGGTGGTCCGACGCACTCTCTTCCGTTATGCCGAAAATGGGCGGACCCATAGCAATGCGGCTGTGGTTCGAGAATGGATCCGGTTTTGACCTCACCGAGGCTGGAAGTCGCAAATCAATGACGTTGTGGTTGGTGAAGGATCCACTGCAGGTACCGGGTGTTGCGGCCCTAGGTCCGGATGCGCTGACCCTCACTCTCGAGCAGTTCGCAGATTTAATGGCTCGGAGCCCGTCGCGGGTAAAAAACGTCATCACCGACCAACGGAGCTTGGCAGGTATCGGCAACGCCTACTCTGACGAGATCCTGCACACCGCAATGGTTTCGCCGTTCGCGGTTGCGAAAAAGCTCACGGATGACGCCGTTGCTCGCCTCTACGCTTCGATGCGATCGGTACTCATCACGGCCAGCTCGCGATTAGAGGGCCAAGAGGCTGCGCGGCTCAAAGGCGAGAAGCGCAGCGGAATGCGGGTTCATGGAATGTTCGGGTTGCCGTGCCCGGTGTGCGGGGACACCGTGGCGCAGGTCGAGTTCGCCGACAAGAGCCTGCAATATTGCCCGACGTGCCAGACCGGG
- the tgt gene encoding tRNA guanosine(34) transglycosylase Tgt: MSDAESNFQLTTELGHSELGRSGVISTPHGTIATPAFIAVGTKATVKAVLPESMVGLGAQAVLANAYHLYLQPGSDLIDEAGGLGKFMNWTGPTFTDSGGFQVLSLGAGFKKVLAMDAGNVRADDVIAEGKTRLAHVDDDGVTFKSHLDGSLHRFTPEVSMQIQHQLGADIIFAFDELTTLMNTREYQEMSLERTRLWALRCIAEHRTLTESRAEKPYQSLFGVIQGAQYEDLRRKAARDLGQMGFDGFGIGGALEKENLGTIVRWVNEELPVDKPRHLLGISEPDDIFVAVQNGIDTFDCVSPSRVARNGAIYTPVGRVNVTNSRFRRDFGPLSQDCGCYTCSHYSRAYLHHLFKAKEMISCTLATIHNEAFIVKLVDDIRVSINDGTFFDFKEQFLGSYYS; the protein is encoded by the coding sequence GTGTCTGACGCCGAAAGCAACTTCCAACTGACCACCGAACTCGGACACAGCGAGCTCGGCCGCTCTGGCGTGATCTCAACGCCCCACGGCACTATCGCCACCCCGGCCTTCATCGCAGTGGGAACGAAGGCAACGGTCAAGGCCGTACTCCCGGAATCGATGGTCGGCTTAGGTGCACAAGCGGTGCTGGCCAACGCTTACCACCTCTACCTGCAGCCAGGCTCGGACCTCATCGACGAGGCAGGTGGCCTGGGGAAGTTCATGAACTGGACGGGCCCCACCTTCACCGACAGCGGTGGTTTTCAAGTGCTCTCCCTCGGCGCCGGGTTCAAAAAAGTGTTGGCAATGGACGCGGGGAATGTCCGCGCTGACGACGTGATCGCCGAAGGCAAAACCCGACTGGCACACGTTGACGACGACGGGGTTACCTTCAAATCCCACTTAGACGGTTCACTGCACCGCTTTACCCCGGAAGTATCGATGCAGATTCAGCACCAGCTGGGCGCCGATATCATCTTCGCCTTCGATGAGCTCACGACCCTGATGAATACGCGGGAGTACCAGGAGATGTCACTGGAGCGGACCCGCTTGTGGGCGCTGCGCTGTATTGCCGAACACCGCACACTCACCGAAAGTCGCGCGGAAAAGCCCTACCAGTCGTTGTTTGGCGTCATCCAAGGCGCGCAATATGAGGATCTGCGACGCAAAGCCGCACGCGATCTGGGCCAAATGGGGTTCGACGGTTTCGGGATCGGCGGCGCTTTGGAGAAGGAGAACCTCGGCACCATCGTCCGCTGGGTCAACGAGGAACTTCCTGTCGACAAACCCCGTCATCTTCTCGGGATCAGCGAACCCGACGATATCTTCGTGGCGGTGCAAAACGGGATCGACACCTTCGACTGCGTCTCCCCCTCGCGGGTTGCGCGTAACGGAGCCATCTATACGCCAGTCGGTCGAGTCAACGTCACCAACAGCCGGTTCCGTCGAGATTTCGGTCCACTGAGCCAGGACTGCGGGTGCTACACCTGCTCCCACTACAGCAGGGCTTATCTGCATCACCTCTTCAAGGCGAAGGAGATGATCTCGTGCACGTTGGCCACAATCCATAACGAAGCATTCATCGTCAAGCTCGTCGACGACATCCGAGTCAGCATTAACGACGGGACCTTTTTCGACTTCAAGGAGCAGTTCCTGGGCAGCTACTACAGCTAG
- a CDS encoding ABC-F family ATP-binding cassette domain-containing protein — MSATLVAKNLAAGHGDRTLFSGLDLVIAPGAVIGLVGANGAGKSTLLRLFAQAASPESGSVTLAPADAIVGWLPQEVERLDGETVLEHLARRTGVAAAQAQLDSATQALAGGDSVLVPGIAGHSVEDQYSHAFDHWLAIGAADLAERTEQAMADVGLAVSQDSQMTTLSGGQAARVGLAALLLSRFDILLLDEPTNDLDLAGLARLERFVREQRSGIVVVSHDREFLARCVTTVVELDLVQQQVAVYGGGYEAYLAERALARQHARDEYEEFNDKRTGLENRAAMQRGWTDKGLRAQSAKKAPDNDKIGRASRIEGTEKQAAKISQTERLIERLTQVAEPRKEWQLQLEIAVAPRSGSVVATLNEAVVRRGDFQLGPVSLQVNSGDRIGITGPNGSGKTTLLAALLGRIEVTSGAWSLGTGVAIGEVDQARSLLTSGLNLLEAFAAQIPEWPAAEVRTLLAKFGLKSDHVLRPTAALSPGERTRSVLALLQARGVNVLVLDEPTNHLDVPAIEQLEQALDTYEGTLLLVTHDRRMLEAVTLNRRWQVSGGQVSQE; from the coding sequence ATGAGTGCGACATTGGTGGCCAAAAACCTTGCAGCCGGACACGGGGACAGAACACTTTTTAGCGGTCTCGACCTGGTGATTGCCCCAGGCGCGGTGATCGGCTTGGTGGGCGCGAATGGAGCCGGAAAGTCAACGCTGCTCAGGCTTTTCGCACAAGCAGCGAGCCCGGAATCTGGTTCTGTGACGCTGGCGCCTGCCGATGCGATTGTGGGATGGCTGCCCCAGGAGGTCGAGAGGCTAGATGGTGAAACGGTTCTCGAACACCTCGCGCGTCGCACGGGGGTAGCCGCAGCCCAAGCCCAACTTGATAGCGCCACCCAGGCGTTGGCAGGCGGCGACTCGGTGCTGGTACCTGGCATAGCGGGGCATTCAGTGGAAGATCAATATTCTCATGCCTTCGATCACTGGTTAGCCATTGGCGCAGCAGATCTCGCCGAACGCACCGAACAAGCCATGGCCGACGTGGGCTTAGCCGTCAGCCAGGACAGCCAGATGACGACGCTCTCCGGCGGCCAAGCGGCGCGCGTGGGACTGGCCGCGCTGCTGTTGTCTCGTTTCGACATCTTGCTTTTGGACGAGCCGACTAATGATCTTGACCTCGCGGGGCTTGCCCGCTTGGAGCGATTTGTCCGTGAGCAACGTAGTGGCATCGTCGTGGTCTCCCACGACAGAGAGTTCCTTGCTCGCTGTGTAACCACGGTGGTGGAGCTCGACCTCGTGCAACAGCAGGTCGCAGTCTACGGCGGCGGTTACGAGGCCTATCTGGCAGAGCGCGCTTTGGCGCGGCAGCACGCTCGCGATGAGTACGAGGAATTTAATGACAAACGCACCGGACTGGAAAACCGTGCTGCCATGCAACGCGGCTGGACCGACAAAGGATTGCGTGCGCAGTCGGCAAAGAAAGCGCCAGACAATGACAAGATCGGCCGTGCCAGCCGGATAGAAGGCACCGAAAAACAGGCCGCGAAGATCAGCCAGACGGAGCGGCTCATTGAGCGCCTTACCCAGGTGGCAGAGCCCCGTAAGGAATGGCAACTGCAGCTAGAGATCGCCGTCGCGCCGCGGTCGGGATCCGTTGTCGCGACCCTCAATGAGGCGGTGGTGCGGCGCGGAGATTTTCAGCTGGGTCCGGTCAGTCTGCAAGTGAATTCGGGCGACCGCATCGGCATCACCGGGCCGAACGGGAGCGGCAAAACCACCTTGCTGGCAGCGCTTCTTGGACGCATCGAAGTGACTTCGGGGGCTTGGTCTTTAGGCACCGGGGTGGCTATCGGCGAGGTTGACCAGGCGCGTTCCTTGTTGACCAGCGGCCTCAACCTGCTGGAGGCATTTGCTGCCCAGATTCCAGAGTGGCCCGCTGCTGAAGTCCGAACGCTGCTGGCCAAATTCGGGCTGAAAAGTGACCACGTGCTGCGTCCCACTGCCGCACTCTCCCCCGGTGAGCGAACCCGGTCGGTCCTAGCGCTCCTGCAGGCGCGAGGGGTTAATGTGCTGGTACTGGACGAACCCACCAACCACCTCGATGTGCCCGCGATTGAACAGCTGGAGCAGGCGCTCGACACCTACGAGGGCACGTTGCTTCTCGTCACGCACGATAGGCGGATGCTCGAGGCCGTGACGCTCAACCGCCGATGGCAAGTATCGGGCGGGCAGGTCAGTCAGGAGTAG